In Gossypium hirsutum isolate 1008001.06 chromosome D06, Gossypium_hirsutum_v2.1, whole genome shotgun sequence, one genomic interval encodes:
- the LOC107901945 gene encoding phospholipase A I isoform X2 gives MSWGLGWKRPSEIFRLSLNYGYEKSAEDLDHASPVSSSLSSPEPSTPQDQKELGFRIDLDWVAGDDEDQVAIRLQSKLMVALPEPQDTVSVELRETEEKLVGVEMKVEKRREPLRAVTMAKAAGSGQQSDGVGVLVRLLRSNLVPSGDSGLVSCGDHWRSVTLLSLCGCGLTTLPVELTQLPVLEKLYLDNNKLSVLPPELGALKTLKVLRVDNNMLVSVPELRQCVGLVELSLEHNKLVRPLLDFRAMAELQILRLFGNPLEFLPEILPLHKLRHLSLANIRIVADENLRSVNVQIEMENSSYFGASRHKLSAFFSLIFRFSSCHHPLLASALVKIITQDQGNRVVIGKDENAVRQLISMISSEDRHVVEQACSALSTLGGDVSVAMQLMKCDIMQPIETVMKSPDPVELVSVLQVVVTLAIGSDIVAQKMLTKDVLRSLKLLCAHKNPEVQRLALLAVGNLAFCLENRRILVTSESLKDLLMRLTVGPEPRVNKAAARALAILGENENLRRAIRGRQIPKQGLRILSMDGGGMKGLATVQILKEIEKGTGKRIHELFDLICGTSTGGMLAVALGIKLLTLDQCEEIYKNLGKLVFAEPVPKDNEAATWREKLDMLYKSSSQSFRVVVHGSKHSADQFERLLKEMCADEDGDLLIESAVKNIPKVFVVSTLVSVMPAQPFIFRNYQYPVGTPEVPLSISESAGITTLGSPTTGAQVGYKRSAFIGSCKHHIWQAIRASSAAPYYLDDFSDDVNRWQDGAIVANNPTIFSIREAQLLWPDTKIDCIVSIGCGSVPTKARKGGWRYLDTGQVLIESACSVDRTEEALSTLVPMLPEIQYFRFNPVDERCEMELDETDPTVWLKLEACVKDYIENNSESFKNACERLILPFAHDEKWTENLKSQHFAKAKASDADENSPSLGWRRNVLLVEALHSPDSGRIVHHARALESFCARNGIRLSLLHDISGLSKALPATTFPTPFTSPLITGSFPSSPLLFSTDTGLQRLGRIDTVPPLSLDGLQSVKTAISPPTSPSAPRQLSLPVRSLHEKLQNLPQVGIIHLALQNDSVGSVLSWQNDVFVVAEPGELADKFLQSVKLSMLSVLQSQRQKCVSPFVNITTIADLVRCKPYFQVGKIGHRYIGRQTQVMEDDIEIGAYMFRRTVPSLHLTPDDVRWMVGAWRDRIIICTGTYGPNANLIKAILDSGAKAVICPAAEPYDVSVNISGEYNVLENGKFEIGEEDAEDEEVEVETISPVSDWDSDMEKNEEHCTGFGDEEEELSRFVCQLYDLIFREGARVDVALKNALASNRKLRYCCHLPNVK, from the exons ATGTCTTGGGGACTAGGATGGAAACGGCCTTCGGAGATCTTCCGTTTGTCTCTAAACTACGGTTATGAAAAATCTGCGGAAGATCTAGACCATGCATCTCCGGTAAGTTCCTCTTTGTCTTCACCGGAACCTTCAACACCGCAAGATCAGAAAGAGCTAGGGTTTAGGATTGATCTGGATTGGGTTGCGGGGGATGACGAGGATCAGGTGGCGATAAGGCTGCAATCCAAATTGATGGTGGCGCTTCCGGAGCCGCAAGATACGGTTTCGGTGGAATTGAGGGAGACGGAAGAGAAATTAGTGGGAGTGGAGATGAAGGTGGAGAAGAGGAGAGAGCCATTGCGGGCGGTTACGATGGCTAAGGCGGCCGGCTCAGGTCAGCAGAGTGATGGAGTCGGAGTATTGGTTCGATTGCTACGGTCAAATTTGGTTCCTTCTGGTGACAGTGGTCTGGTTTCCTGCGGTGACCATTGGAGAAGTGTCACTTTGCTTAGCCTTTGTGGTTGTGGTTTAACG ACACTGCCCGTTGAGCTAACTCAATTGCCTGTTCTTGAGAAACTATACCTTGATAACAACAAGCTCTCTGTGTTACCACCTGAGCTTGGTGCTCTAAAAACCTTAAAAGTACTCAGGGTTGACAACAACATGCTTGTTTCAGTTCCTG AGCTGAGACAGTGCGTTGGGCTGGTGGAATTGTCATTGGAACATAACAAACTTGTTCGGCCTCTTCTTGACTTCAG GGCTATGGCCGAGTTGCAGATTCTTAGGTTATTTGGTAATCCACTTGAATTCCTTCCTGAAATCTTGCCTTTACACAAGCTACGCCATTTGTCCCTTGCAAATATCAGGATTGTGGCTGATGAAAATCTAAGATCAGTGAATGTGCAAATAGAG ATGGAGAATAGTTCTTACTTTGGTGCATCTAGACACAAGCTGAGTGCCTTTTTCTCTCTCATATTCCGTTTTTCCTCTTGTCATCACCCCTTGCTAGCCTCTGCACTGGTCAAGATAATAACACAAGACCAGGGGAATCGTGTAGTTATTGGTAAAGATGAGAATGCAGTGAGACAGCTCATAAGTATGATAAGTAGTGAAGACCGGCATGTG GTCGAACAAGCCTGCTCTGCTCTATCAACTCTTGGTGGAGATGTTTCCGTAGCAATGCAGTTGATGAAATGTGACATCATGCAACCCATTGAAACTGTTATGAAGTCTCCTGACCCAGTAGAACTGGTTTCTGTGCTACAAGTTGTGGTCACATTGGCCATTGGATCTGATATTGTAGCTCAGAAGATGCTAACCAAGGATGTTTTGAGATCATTAAAATTACTCTGTGCCCATAAAAACCCAGAG GTGCAAAGGCTTGCTTTGTTAGCTGTTGGAAATTTGGCCTTCTGTCTGGAGAATCGTCGCATTCTTGTGACCTCTGAAAGCTTGAAGGACCTTCTCATGAGACTGACTGTTGGACCTGAACCACGTGTGAATAAAGCTGCTGCTCGTGCTTTGGCAATTCTTG GAGAAAATGAAAACTTGCGACGGGCTATAAGAGGAAGACAGATACCAAAACAAGGCCTACGCATACTCTCAATGGATGGAGGTGGCATGAAAGGTCTTGCAACTGTGCAGATCCTTAAAGAAATTGAGAAGGGAACCGGGAAGAGAATACATGAGCTATTTGACCTTATCTGCGGGACATCAACTGGAGGAATGCTTGCTGTTGCCCTTGGTATTAAGTTATTGACCTTGGACCAATGTGAAGAAATATACAAAAATCTTG GAAAACTTGTTTTCGCTGAACCTGTGCCAAAGGATAATGAAGCTGCAACTTGGAGAGAGAAGTTGGATATGCTTTATAAAAGTTCTTCACAGAGCTTCAGAGTTGTTGTACATGGATCTAAA CACAGTGCAGATCAGTTTGAAAGGTTGCTGAAGGAAATGTGTGCCGATGAGGATGGTGACCTACTAATTGAATCTGCTGTGAAAAACATTCCGAAAGTTTTTGTAGTGTCTACTTTGGTGAGCGTTATGCCAGCTCAGCCTTTTATATTCCGCAATTATCAG TATCCTGTGGGAACCCCCGAGGTGCCTCTTTCAATATCAGAAAGTGCAGGAATTACCACTCTAGGATCTCCAACTACAGGTGCTCAAGTTGGCTACAAACGAAGTGCTTTTATTGGAAGTTGTAAACACCATATATGGCAAGCTATAAGAGCTTCTTCTGCTGCCCCATATTATCTTGATGACTTCTCAGATG ATGTAAACCGCTGGCAAGATGGTGCTATAGTGGCAAACAATCCAACTATCTTCTCAATAAGAGAAGCACAACTTTTGTGGCCCGATACAAAAATTGACTGTATAGTTTCAATTGGCTGTGGTTCCGTGCCTACAAAG GCACGAAAAGGTGGTTGGCGATATCTAGATACTGGGCAAGTTCTGATTGAGAGTGCATGCTCTGTGGACCGAACAGAGGAAGCTTTGAGTACTTTGGTACCTATGCTTCCTGAGATTCAATATTTTCGGTTTAATCCAG TTGATGAACGTTGTGAGATGGAGCTTGATGAGACTGATCCAACAGTTTGGCTGAAGTTGGAAGCTTGTGTAAAGGACTACATCGAGAACAATTCTGAGTCCTTCAAGAATGCATGCGAAAGACTTATTCTACCCTTTGCACATGACGAGAAGTGGACAGAGAATTTGAAATCTCAACATTTTGCCAAGGCAAAGGCATCAGATGCAG ATGAGAATAGCCCTTCTTTAGGCTGGAGGCGAAATGTTCTACTTGTTGAAGCTTTGCATAGTCCTGATTCAGGAAGAATTGTGCACCATGCTCGGGCACTGGAGTCATTTTGTGCACGAAATGGAATTAGATTATCTCTTTTGCATGATATATCTGGACTTTCGAAGGCATTACCAGCTACAACATTTCCAACACCATTTACCTCTCCTCTGATCACTGGAAGTTTCCCTTCAAGCCCTCTTTTATTCAGTACTGATACTGGCCTGCAAAGGCTTGGCCGAATTGACACGGTCCCACCTTTAAGCTTGGATGGATTACAATCTGTAAAGACAGCTATATCACCCCCTACATCCCCTTCTGCACCCAGGCAGCTCTCTTTACCTGTACGGTCATTGCATGAGAAGTTACAGAATCTACCACAAGTGGGCATTATACATTTGGCCCTTCAAAATGACTCTGTTGGTTCGGTTTTAAG TTGGCAAAATGATGTGTTTGTTGTGGCTGAACCTGGAGAACTGGCTGATAAGTTTCTACAAAGCGTTAAGTTGAGCATGTTGTCAGTGTTACAGAGCCAGCGTCAAAAGTGTGTATCACCTTTTGTCAATATTACAACTATTGCTGATTTGGTCCGTTGTAAACCATACTTCCAAGTTGGAAAGATTGGTCATAGATATATTGGACGCCAAACCCAA GTCATGGAAGATGATATTGAAATTGGGGCATACATGTTTCGTCGCACAGTCCCTTCTTTGCACTTGACACCTGATGATGTTCGTTGGATG GTTGGAGCTTGGAGGGATAGGATCATAATCTGCACGGGAACTTATGGTCCCAATGCAAATTTGATCAAGGCCATTCTAGACTCGGGGGCCAAAGCTGTTATATGCCCTGCAGCTGAGCCTTATGATGTGTCAGTTAATATATCAGGAGAGTATAACGTTCTGGAAAATGGGAAGTTTGAGATTGGTGAAGAAGATGCGGAAGATGAAGAGGTTGAGGTGGAAACTATCAGTCCGGTGAGTGACTGGGATAGTGACATGGAGAAGAATGAGGAGCACTGTACAGGTTTTGGCGATGAAGAAGAGGAACTATCAAGGTTCGTGTGTCAGTTGTATGACTTGATATTTCGGGAAGGCGCCAGAGTTGACGTTGCACTAAAAAATGCACTTGCCTCGAATCGGAAGCTGAGGTATTGTTGTCACCTTCCCAATGTAAAATAG
- the LOC107901945 gene encoding phospholipase A I isoform X1, translating to MSWGLGWKRPSEIFRLSLNYGYEKSAEDLDHASPVSSSLSSPEPSTPQDQKELGFRIDLDWVAGDDEDQVAIRLQSKLMVALPEPQDTVSVELRETEEKLVGVEMKVEKRREPLRAVTMAKAAGSGQQSDGVGVLVRLLRSNLVPSGDSGLVSCGDHWRSVTLLSLCGCGLTTLPVELTQLPVLEKLYLDNNKLSVLPPELGALKTLKVLRVDNNMLVSVPAELRQCVGLVELSLEHNKLVRPLLDFRAMAELQILRLFGNPLEFLPEILPLHKLRHLSLANIRIVADENLRSVNVQIEMENSSYFGASRHKLSAFFSLIFRFSSCHHPLLASALVKIITQDQGNRVVIGKDENAVRQLISMISSEDRHVVEQACSALSTLGGDVSVAMQLMKCDIMQPIETVMKSPDPVELVSVLQVVVTLAIGSDIVAQKMLTKDVLRSLKLLCAHKNPEVQRLALLAVGNLAFCLENRRILVTSESLKDLLMRLTVGPEPRVNKAAARALAILGENENLRRAIRGRQIPKQGLRILSMDGGGMKGLATVQILKEIEKGTGKRIHELFDLICGTSTGGMLAVALGIKLLTLDQCEEIYKNLGKLVFAEPVPKDNEAATWREKLDMLYKSSSQSFRVVVHGSKHSADQFERLLKEMCADEDGDLLIESAVKNIPKVFVVSTLVSVMPAQPFIFRNYQYPVGTPEVPLSISESAGITTLGSPTTGAQVGYKRSAFIGSCKHHIWQAIRASSAAPYYLDDFSDDVNRWQDGAIVANNPTIFSIREAQLLWPDTKIDCIVSIGCGSVPTKARKGGWRYLDTGQVLIESACSVDRTEEALSTLVPMLPEIQYFRFNPVDERCEMELDETDPTVWLKLEACVKDYIENNSESFKNACERLILPFAHDEKWTENLKSQHFAKAKASDADENSPSLGWRRNVLLVEALHSPDSGRIVHHARALESFCARNGIRLSLLHDISGLSKALPATTFPTPFTSPLITGSFPSSPLLFSTDTGLQRLGRIDTVPPLSLDGLQSVKTAISPPTSPSAPRQLSLPVRSLHEKLQNLPQVGIIHLALQNDSVGSVLSWQNDVFVVAEPGELADKFLQSVKLSMLSVLQSQRQKCVSPFVNITTIADLVRCKPYFQVGKIGHRYIGRQTQVMEDDIEIGAYMFRRTVPSLHLTPDDVRWMVGAWRDRIIICTGTYGPNANLIKAILDSGAKAVICPAAEPYDVSVNISGEYNVLENGKFEIGEEDAEDEEVEVETISPVSDWDSDMEKNEEHCTGFGDEEEELSRFVCQLYDLIFREGARVDVALKNALASNRKLRYCCHLPNVK from the exons ATGTCTTGGGGACTAGGATGGAAACGGCCTTCGGAGATCTTCCGTTTGTCTCTAAACTACGGTTATGAAAAATCTGCGGAAGATCTAGACCATGCATCTCCGGTAAGTTCCTCTTTGTCTTCACCGGAACCTTCAACACCGCAAGATCAGAAAGAGCTAGGGTTTAGGATTGATCTGGATTGGGTTGCGGGGGATGACGAGGATCAGGTGGCGATAAGGCTGCAATCCAAATTGATGGTGGCGCTTCCGGAGCCGCAAGATACGGTTTCGGTGGAATTGAGGGAGACGGAAGAGAAATTAGTGGGAGTGGAGATGAAGGTGGAGAAGAGGAGAGAGCCATTGCGGGCGGTTACGATGGCTAAGGCGGCCGGCTCAGGTCAGCAGAGTGATGGAGTCGGAGTATTGGTTCGATTGCTACGGTCAAATTTGGTTCCTTCTGGTGACAGTGGTCTGGTTTCCTGCGGTGACCATTGGAGAAGTGTCACTTTGCTTAGCCTTTGTGGTTGTGGTTTAACG ACACTGCCCGTTGAGCTAACTCAATTGCCTGTTCTTGAGAAACTATACCTTGATAACAACAAGCTCTCTGTGTTACCACCTGAGCTTGGTGCTCTAAAAACCTTAAAAGTACTCAGGGTTGACAACAACATGCTTGTTTCAGTTCCTG CAGAGCTGAGACAGTGCGTTGGGCTGGTGGAATTGTCATTGGAACATAACAAACTTGTTCGGCCTCTTCTTGACTTCAG GGCTATGGCCGAGTTGCAGATTCTTAGGTTATTTGGTAATCCACTTGAATTCCTTCCTGAAATCTTGCCTTTACACAAGCTACGCCATTTGTCCCTTGCAAATATCAGGATTGTGGCTGATGAAAATCTAAGATCAGTGAATGTGCAAATAGAG ATGGAGAATAGTTCTTACTTTGGTGCATCTAGACACAAGCTGAGTGCCTTTTTCTCTCTCATATTCCGTTTTTCCTCTTGTCATCACCCCTTGCTAGCCTCTGCACTGGTCAAGATAATAACACAAGACCAGGGGAATCGTGTAGTTATTGGTAAAGATGAGAATGCAGTGAGACAGCTCATAAGTATGATAAGTAGTGAAGACCGGCATGTG GTCGAACAAGCCTGCTCTGCTCTATCAACTCTTGGTGGAGATGTTTCCGTAGCAATGCAGTTGATGAAATGTGACATCATGCAACCCATTGAAACTGTTATGAAGTCTCCTGACCCAGTAGAACTGGTTTCTGTGCTACAAGTTGTGGTCACATTGGCCATTGGATCTGATATTGTAGCTCAGAAGATGCTAACCAAGGATGTTTTGAGATCATTAAAATTACTCTGTGCCCATAAAAACCCAGAG GTGCAAAGGCTTGCTTTGTTAGCTGTTGGAAATTTGGCCTTCTGTCTGGAGAATCGTCGCATTCTTGTGACCTCTGAAAGCTTGAAGGACCTTCTCATGAGACTGACTGTTGGACCTGAACCACGTGTGAATAAAGCTGCTGCTCGTGCTTTGGCAATTCTTG GAGAAAATGAAAACTTGCGACGGGCTATAAGAGGAAGACAGATACCAAAACAAGGCCTACGCATACTCTCAATGGATGGAGGTGGCATGAAAGGTCTTGCAACTGTGCAGATCCTTAAAGAAATTGAGAAGGGAACCGGGAAGAGAATACATGAGCTATTTGACCTTATCTGCGGGACATCAACTGGAGGAATGCTTGCTGTTGCCCTTGGTATTAAGTTATTGACCTTGGACCAATGTGAAGAAATATACAAAAATCTTG GAAAACTTGTTTTCGCTGAACCTGTGCCAAAGGATAATGAAGCTGCAACTTGGAGAGAGAAGTTGGATATGCTTTATAAAAGTTCTTCACAGAGCTTCAGAGTTGTTGTACATGGATCTAAA CACAGTGCAGATCAGTTTGAAAGGTTGCTGAAGGAAATGTGTGCCGATGAGGATGGTGACCTACTAATTGAATCTGCTGTGAAAAACATTCCGAAAGTTTTTGTAGTGTCTACTTTGGTGAGCGTTATGCCAGCTCAGCCTTTTATATTCCGCAATTATCAG TATCCTGTGGGAACCCCCGAGGTGCCTCTTTCAATATCAGAAAGTGCAGGAATTACCACTCTAGGATCTCCAACTACAGGTGCTCAAGTTGGCTACAAACGAAGTGCTTTTATTGGAAGTTGTAAACACCATATATGGCAAGCTATAAGAGCTTCTTCTGCTGCCCCATATTATCTTGATGACTTCTCAGATG ATGTAAACCGCTGGCAAGATGGTGCTATAGTGGCAAACAATCCAACTATCTTCTCAATAAGAGAAGCACAACTTTTGTGGCCCGATACAAAAATTGACTGTATAGTTTCAATTGGCTGTGGTTCCGTGCCTACAAAG GCACGAAAAGGTGGTTGGCGATATCTAGATACTGGGCAAGTTCTGATTGAGAGTGCATGCTCTGTGGACCGAACAGAGGAAGCTTTGAGTACTTTGGTACCTATGCTTCCTGAGATTCAATATTTTCGGTTTAATCCAG TTGATGAACGTTGTGAGATGGAGCTTGATGAGACTGATCCAACAGTTTGGCTGAAGTTGGAAGCTTGTGTAAAGGACTACATCGAGAACAATTCTGAGTCCTTCAAGAATGCATGCGAAAGACTTATTCTACCCTTTGCACATGACGAGAAGTGGACAGAGAATTTGAAATCTCAACATTTTGCCAAGGCAAAGGCATCAGATGCAG ATGAGAATAGCCCTTCTTTAGGCTGGAGGCGAAATGTTCTACTTGTTGAAGCTTTGCATAGTCCTGATTCAGGAAGAATTGTGCACCATGCTCGGGCACTGGAGTCATTTTGTGCACGAAATGGAATTAGATTATCTCTTTTGCATGATATATCTGGACTTTCGAAGGCATTACCAGCTACAACATTTCCAACACCATTTACCTCTCCTCTGATCACTGGAAGTTTCCCTTCAAGCCCTCTTTTATTCAGTACTGATACTGGCCTGCAAAGGCTTGGCCGAATTGACACGGTCCCACCTTTAAGCTTGGATGGATTACAATCTGTAAAGACAGCTATATCACCCCCTACATCCCCTTCTGCACCCAGGCAGCTCTCTTTACCTGTACGGTCATTGCATGAGAAGTTACAGAATCTACCACAAGTGGGCATTATACATTTGGCCCTTCAAAATGACTCTGTTGGTTCGGTTTTAAG TTGGCAAAATGATGTGTTTGTTGTGGCTGAACCTGGAGAACTGGCTGATAAGTTTCTACAAAGCGTTAAGTTGAGCATGTTGTCAGTGTTACAGAGCCAGCGTCAAAAGTGTGTATCACCTTTTGTCAATATTACAACTATTGCTGATTTGGTCCGTTGTAAACCATACTTCCAAGTTGGAAAGATTGGTCATAGATATATTGGACGCCAAACCCAA GTCATGGAAGATGATATTGAAATTGGGGCATACATGTTTCGTCGCACAGTCCCTTCTTTGCACTTGACACCTGATGATGTTCGTTGGATG GTTGGAGCTTGGAGGGATAGGATCATAATCTGCACGGGAACTTATGGTCCCAATGCAAATTTGATCAAGGCCATTCTAGACTCGGGGGCCAAAGCTGTTATATGCCCTGCAGCTGAGCCTTATGATGTGTCAGTTAATATATCAGGAGAGTATAACGTTCTGGAAAATGGGAAGTTTGAGATTGGTGAAGAAGATGCGGAAGATGAAGAGGTTGAGGTGGAAACTATCAGTCCGGTGAGTGACTGGGATAGTGACATGGAGAAGAATGAGGAGCACTGTACAGGTTTTGGCGATGAAGAAGAGGAACTATCAAGGTTCGTGTGTCAGTTGTATGACTTGATATTTCGGGAAGGCGCCAGAGTTGACGTTGCACTAAAAAATGCACTTGCCTCGAATCGGAAGCTGAGGTATTGTTGTCACCTTCCCAATGTAAAATAG
- the LOC107901945 gene encoding phospholipase A I isoform X3: MAELQILRLFGNPLEFLPEILPLHKLRHLSLANIRIVADENLRSVNVQIEMENSSYFGASRHKLSAFFSLIFRFSSCHHPLLASALVKIITQDQGNRVVIGKDENAVRQLISMISSEDRHVVEQACSALSTLGGDVSVAMQLMKCDIMQPIETVMKSPDPVELVSVLQVVVTLAIGSDIVAQKMLTKDVLRSLKLLCAHKNPEVQRLALLAVGNLAFCLENRRILVTSESLKDLLMRLTVGPEPRVNKAAARALAILGENENLRRAIRGRQIPKQGLRILSMDGGGMKGLATVQILKEIEKGTGKRIHELFDLICGTSTGGMLAVALGIKLLTLDQCEEIYKNLGKLVFAEPVPKDNEAATWREKLDMLYKSSSQSFRVVVHGSKHSADQFERLLKEMCADEDGDLLIESAVKNIPKVFVVSTLVSVMPAQPFIFRNYQYPVGTPEVPLSISESAGITTLGSPTTGAQVGYKRSAFIGSCKHHIWQAIRASSAAPYYLDDFSDDVNRWQDGAIVANNPTIFSIREAQLLWPDTKIDCIVSIGCGSVPTKARKGGWRYLDTGQVLIESACSVDRTEEALSTLVPMLPEIQYFRFNPVDERCEMELDETDPTVWLKLEACVKDYIENNSESFKNACERLILPFAHDEKWTENLKSQHFAKAKASDADENSPSLGWRRNVLLVEALHSPDSGRIVHHARALESFCARNGIRLSLLHDISGLSKALPATTFPTPFTSPLITGSFPSSPLLFSTDTGLQRLGRIDTVPPLSLDGLQSVKTAISPPTSPSAPRQLSLPVRSLHEKLQNLPQVGIIHLALQNDSVGSVLSWQNDVFVVAEPGELADKFLQSVKLSMLSVLQSQRQKCVSPFVNITTIADLVRCKPYFQVGKIGHRYIGRQTQVMEDDIEIGAYMFRRTVPSLHLTPDDVRWMVGAWRDRIIICTGTYGPNANLIKAILDSGAKAVICPAAEPYDVSVNISGEYNVLENGKFEIGEEDAEDEEVEVETISPVSDWDSDMEKNEEHCTGFGDEEEELSRFVCQLYDLIFREGARVDVALKNALASNRKLRYCCHLPNVK; the protein is encoded by the exons ATGGCCGAGTTGCAGATTCTTAGGTTATTTGGTAATCCACTTGAATTCCTTCCTGAAATCTTGCCTTTACACAAGCTACGCCATTTGTCCCTTGCAAATATCAGGATTGTGGCTGATGAAAATCTAAGATCAGTGAATGTGCAAATAGAG ATGGAGAATAGTTCTTACTTTGGTGCATCTAGACACAAGCTGAGTGCCTTTTTCTCTCTCATATTCCGTTTTTCCTCTTGTCATCACCCCTTGCTAGCCTCTGCACTGGTCAAGATAATAACACAAGACCAGGGGAATCGTGTAGTTATTGGTAAAGATGAGAATGCAGTGAGACAGCTCATAAGTATGATAAGTAGTGAAGACCGGCATGTG GTCGAACAAGCCTGCTCTGCTCTATCAACTCTTGGTGGAGATGTTTCCGTAGCAATGCAGTTGATGAAATGTGACATCATGCAACCCATTGAAACTGTTATGAAGTCTCCTGACCCAGTAGAACTGGTTTCTGTGCTACAAGTTGTGGTCACATTGGCCATTGGATCTGATATTGTAGCTCAGAAGATGCTAACCAAGGATGTTTTGAGATCATTAAAATTACTCTGTGCCCATAAAAACCCAGAG GTGCAAAGGCTTGCTTTGTTAGCTGTTGGAAATTTGGCCTTCTGTCTGGAGAATCGTCGCATTCTTGTGACCTCTGAAAGCTTGAAGGACCTTCTCATGAGACTGACTGTTGGACCTGAACCACGTGTGAATAAAGCTGCTGCTCGTGCTTTGGCAATTCTTG GAGAAAATGAAAACTTGCGACGGGCTATAAGAGGAAGACAGATACCAAAACAAGGCCTACGCATACTCTCAATGGATGGAGGTGGCATGAAAGGTCTTGCAACTGTGCAGATCCTTAAAGAAATTGAGAAGGGAACCGGGAAGAGAATACATGAGCTATTTGACCTTATCTGCGGGACATCAACTGGAGGAATGCTTGCTGTTGCCCTTGGTATTAAGTTATTGACCTTGGACCAATGTGAAGAAATATACAAAAATCTTG GAAAACTTGTTTTCGCTGAACCTGTGCCAAAGGATAATGAAGCTGCAACTTGGAGAGAGAAGTTGGATATGCTTTATAAAAGTTCTTCACAGAGCTTCAGAGTTGTTGTACATGGATCTAAA CACAGTGCAGATCAGTTTGAAAGGTTGCTGAAGGAAATGTGTGCCGATGAGGATGGTGACCTACTAATTGAATCTGCTGTGAAAAACATTCCGAAAGTTTTTGTAGTGTCTACTTTGGTGAGCGTTATGCCAGCTCAGCCTTTTATATTCCGCAATTATCAG TATCCTGTGGGAACCCCCGAGGTGCCTCTTTCAATATCAGAAAGTGCAGGAATTACCACTCTAGGATCTCCAACTACAGGTGCTCAAGTTGGCTACAAACGAAGTGCTTTTATTGGAAGTTGTAAACACCATATATGGCAAGCTATAAGAGCTTCTTCTGCTGCCCCATATTATCTTGATGACTTCTCAGATG ATGTAAACCGCTGGCAAGATGGTGCTATAGTGGCAAACAATCCAACTATCTTCTCAATAAGAGAAGCACAACTTTTGTGGCCCGATACAAAAATTGACTGTATAGTTTCAATTGGCTGTGGTTCCGTGCCTACAAAG GCACGAAAAGGTGGTTGGCGATATCTAGATACTGGGCAAGTTCTGATTGAGAGTGCATGCTCTGTGGACCGAACAGAGGAAGCTTTGAGTACTTTGGTACCTATGCTTCCTGAGATTCAATATTTTCGGTTTAATCCAG TTGATGAACGTTGTGAGATGGAGCTTGATGAGACTGATCCAACAGTTTGGCTGAAGTTGGAAGCTTGTGTAAAGGACTACATCGAGAACAATTCTGAGTCCTTCAAGAATGCATGCGAAAGACTTATTCTACCCTTTGCACATGACGAGAAGTGGACAGAGAATTTGAAATCTCAACATTTTGCCAAGGCAAAGGCATCAGATGCAG ATGAGAATAGCCCTTCTTTAGGCTGGAGGCGAAATGTTCTACTTGTTGAAGCTTTGCATAGTCCTGATTCAGGAAGAATTGTGCACCATGCTCGGGCACTGGAGTCATTTTGTGCACGAAATGGAATTAGATTATCTCTTTTGCATGATATATCTGGACTTTCGAAGGCATTACCAGCTACAACATTTCCAACACCATTTACCTCTCCTCTGATCACTGGAAGTTTCCCTTCAAGCCCTCTTTTATTCAGTACTGATACTGGCCTGCAAAGGCTTGGCCGAATTGACACGGTCCCACCTTTAAGCTTGGATGGATTACAATCTGTAAAGACAGCTATATCACCCCCTACATCCCCTTCTGCACCCAGGCAGCTCTCTTTACCTGTACGGTCATTGCATGAGAAGTTACAGAATCTACCACAAGTGGGCATTATACATTTGGCCCTTCAAAATGACTCTGTTGGTTCGGTTTTAAG TTGGCAAAATGATGTGTTTGTTGTGGCTGAACCTGGAGAACTGGCTGATAAGTTTCTACAAAGCGTTAAGTTGAGCATGTTGTCAGTGTTACAGAGCCAGCGTCAAAAGTGTGTATCACCTTTTGTCAATATTACAACTATTGCTGATTTGGTCCGTTGTAAACCATACTTCCAAGTTGGAAAGATTGGTCATAGATATATTGGACGCCAAACCCAA GTCATGGAAGATGATATTGAAATTGGGGCATACATGTTTCGTCGCACAGTCCCTTCTTTGCACTTGACACCTGATGATGTTCGTTGGATG GTTGGAGCTTGGAGGGATAGGATCATAATCTGCACGGGAACTTATGGTCCCAATGCAAATTTGATCAAGGCCATTCTAGACTCGGGGGCCAAAGCTGTTATATGCCCTGCAGCTGAGCCTTATGATGTGTCAGTTAATATATCAGGAGAGTATAACGTTCTGGAAAATGGGAAGTTTGAGATTGGTGAAGAAGATGCGGAAGATGAAGAGGTTGAGGTGGAAACTATCAGTCCGGTGAGTGACTGGGATAGTGACATGGAGAAGAATGAGGAGCACTGTACAGGTTTTGGCGATGAAGAAGAGGAACTATCAAGGTTCGTGTGTCAGTTGTATGACTTGATATTTCGGGAAGGCGCCAGAGTTGACGTTGCACTAAAAAATGCACTTGCCTCGAATCGGAAGCTGAGGTATTGTTGTCACCTTCCCAATGTAAAATAG